The Astatotilapia calliptera chromosome 14, fAstCal1.2, whole genome shotgun sequence genome includes a region encoding these proteins:
- the LOC113037011 gene encoding extracellular calcium-sensing receptor-like: protein MNTVYSDYTSMPEPAKCKGSLYTSELQSSRAMVFAIEEINNSTELLPGIRLGYQIYDSCASVPVAVHMAFQFLNSFDPVFSMDNNCSHSGMVMAVVGGSGSTTSISLSQVIRSFNIPQVSHFSTCSCLSDKQQYPNFFRTFPSDQFQAEAMAKLVKHFGWTWIGAVRSDSDFGNNGMASFLKAAQKEGICVEYSLSFHRTYPHSRIQRVADVIRRSTAMVVVALLSLGDMRALLEELSYEPSLSRQWIGSFWVTNPELMRFSFCAGAIGFGIPKSRIPGLRDFLLNLSPSQVASSQILTEFWEDAFNCTLTKNATAKKKVCDGNEDIQNLQNQYTDTSQLRVTNMAYMAVYAVAHAIHNAVCQEIDGTVECDKLTKLESKQILIELKKVNFSQNGYDVSFDANGDPVAIYELVNWQKSENGVTEIVAVGLYDASWPVGQEFQIDKNITWMEGSMKVPVSVCTDSCPPGTRKVLQKGKPICCYDCTACPEGEISNSTDSTDCLPCQKEFWPNKKRDTCIPKPVEYLSFQDLLGIILATFSVIGACLTIVTAAVFFCHRKTPIVRANNSELSFLLLISLTLCFLCSLTFIGAPSEWSCMLRHTAFGITFVLCISCVLGKTIVVLMAFKATIPGSNVMKWFGPPQQRMTVVSFTFIQVLICTVWLVVNPPFPIKNLTTYKEKIILECALGSAAGFWAVLGYLGILAAFCFVLAVLARKLPDNFNEAKLITISMLIFCTVWITFIPAYVSSPGKFTVVVEIFAILASSFGLIMCIFAPKCFIILFKPEKNTKKYLINKNQL from the exons ATGAACACAGTTTACAGTGACTACACCAGCATGCCTGAGCCTGCAAAATGCAAAGGAAG CCTTTACACCAGTGAACTGCAATCATCACGTGCAATGGTTTTTGCCATAGAAGAGATTAACAACAGCACAGAGCTGCTGCCCGGAATCAGGCTCGGGTATCAGATCTATGACTCATGTGCATCAGTGCCTGTAGCAGTGCACATGGCATTTCAGTTTCTAAATAGCTTCGACCCTGTGTTTTCCATGGATAACAATTGCTCACATTCTGGTATGGTGATGGCTGTTGTTGGTGGCTCTGGGTCTACGACATCCATCAGTTTGTCCCAAGTCATCAGGTCCTTTAACATTCCCCAA GTGAGCCACTTTTCAACATGCTCATGCTTGTCTGACAAGCAGCAGTACCCCAATTTTTTCAGAACATTTCCCAGTGACCAGTTCCAAGCTGAAGCAATGGCCAAGCTGGTAAAACACTTTGGCTGGACTTGGATAGGTGCAGTTCGGTCAGATTCGGATTTTGGAAATAACGGCATGGCTTCATTTCTAAAAGCAGCACAGAAAGAGGGGATCTGTGTGGAGTACTCTCTTTCTTTCCATCGAACATACCCACATAGCAGAATTCAGAGAGTAGCAGATGTTATCCGCAG GTCTACAGCCATGGTTGTTGTGGCACTTCTATCTTTAGGGGACATGAGGGCACTGTTGGAGGAGCTATCATATGAGCCTTCCCTGTCTCGCCAGTGGATTGGCAGTTTCTGGGTAACTAACCCAGAATTAATGAGGTTCAGTTTCTGTGCTGGGGCCATTGGATTTGGGATTCCAAAGTCTAGAATCCCAGGCCTCAGAGACTTCCTGCTGAATCTGTCCCCCTCACAAGTGGCGTCTTCTCAAATACTTACTGAGTTCTGGGAGGATGCATTTAACTGCACACTGACCAAAA ATGCCACTGCAAAGAAGAAAGTATGTGATGGAAATGAAGAcatacagaatctgcaaaaccaGTACACTGACACATCACAGCTCAGAGTTACTAACATGGCGTACATGGCCGTGTATGCAGTAGCACATGCCATCCATAATGCAGTGTGCCAGGAAATAGATGGCACTGTAGAGTGTGACAAGTTAACCAAGTTAGAATCCAAACAG ATTTTAATTGAGCTGAAGAAAGTAAATTTTTCCCAAAATGGCTATGATGTGTCATTTGACGCTAATGGGGATCCTGTGGCTATTTATGAACTGGTTAACTGGCAGAAAAGTGAAAACGGCGTGACTGAGATAGTGGCTGTAGGGCTGTATGATGCATCATGGCCCGTGGGCCAGGAATTCCAGATCGACAAAAACATTACCTGGATGGAGGGTAGCATGAAA GTGCCAGTGTCAGTGTGCACGGACAGTTGTCCTCCAGGAACTCGTAAAGTGTTGCAGAAAGGAAAACCCATCTGCTGCTATGACTGTACAGCATGTCCTGAGGGGGAGATCAGTAATAGTACAG ATTCGACTGATTGTTTACCATGTCAAAAGGAATTCTGGCCTAACAAAAAGAGAGACACTTGCATCCCTAAGCCTGTAGAGTATCTTTCCTTTCAAGACCTCCTAGGAATTATCCTGGCTACATTCTCAGTCATTGGTGCCTGTCTGACCATCGTAACTGCGGCTGTATTCTTTTGTCATAGGAAAACTCCAATTGTCCGAGCCAACAACTCTGAGCTGAGCTTCCtgctgctcatctcactgaCTCTGTGTTTCTTATGTTCATTAACTTTCATTGGAGCACCATCAGAGTGGTCCTGCATGCTGCGTCACACTGCATTTGGGATCACCTTTGTACTCTGTATCTCCTGTGTACTTGGGAAAACTATAGTGGTTTTAATGGCTTTTAAAGCTACAATTCCAGGTAGTAATGTCATGAAATGGTTTGGTCCTCCACAGCAAAGAATGACTGTTGTGTCTTTCACCTTTATTCAAGTTTTAATTTGTACTGTTTGGTTGGTAGTGAACCCTCCCTTTCCAATAAAAAATCTAACCACGTACAAGGAGAAAATCATATTGGAATGTGCATTAGGCTCAGCTGCTGGCTTCTGGGCTGTGCTTGGATACTTAGGCATACTTGCtgccttttgctttgttttagcaGTCTTAGCCCGCAAATTACCTGATAATTTCAATGAAGCCAAGCTTATCACCATCAGCATGTTGATATTTTGTACTGTCTGGATCACATTTATCCCAGCATATGTCAGCTCTCCTGGGAAATTCACTGTAGTTGTGGAGATTTTTGCAATTCTGGCCTCCAGCTTTGGACTaataatgtgtatatttgctcCCAAGTGTTTTATCATATTGTTTAAGCCTGAGAAGAACACTAAGAAATATTTAATCAACAAAAATCAGTTATAG